The Nitrospirota bacterium genome window below encodes:
- a CDS encoding DUF2283 domain-containing protein, with translation MEAAITVKEIFEALPHIRKTGAQHIWFDFDKDADVLYVSLERPQNATDTDILKDGVFLRYRGKKLVGITITNVNKRFKK, from the coding sequence ATGGAAGCAGCAATCACAGTAAAAGAAATATTTGAAGCCTTGCCGCATATCAGAAAGACAGGGGCACAACATATCTGGTTTGATTTTGATAAGGATGCTGATGTTCTTTATGTTAGTTTAGAACGTCCTCAAAATGCAACCGACACAGACATCTTAAAGGATGGGGTATTCTTGAGATATAGAGGGAAAAAGCTGGTAGGCATAACAATAACAAATGTCAATAAACGTTTCAAAAAGTAA